From the genome of Myxocyprinus asiaticus isolate MX2 ecotype Aquarium Trade chromosome 39, UBuf_Myxa_2, whole genome shotgun sequence:
CAGTATTTATGAAACAGTTGGCGAACAATTATTGCTGATCTTCTCATTATTCATGTGAGAACGAGAATGTGTTAATGTTCATTCCTTGCAATTACAGCATGTACTATTTTAACCCATATTTGATCTAATGTACATtaaattgcatcacaaatgcaccATTTGCTCCATATCTTACTTAAAGAAGTACAGAGTACCATTTCAAGGTGAAAATATTATCAGATTAATGTTTACACACTAAACGTATTTtgaacaaacacatacatacgcacacacacacactaagcaAGTCACAGGATATACAGGTAACTGTTATCGTGGTGTCCAGGTAAATGAGGCAGAAGAGGAGCGCACGAAGAGCGAACGAGAGCACATGCGTGTCACTCAGCTGTGTCAGGAAGCTGAGGCTCATGTGCTGCAGCTGCAAAAGTCTCTGAAGAGAGCCATCGTAAAGTCCAAGCCTTACTTTGAGCTCAAGGCTCAATTCAATGACATGCTAGAGGTTAGTTAAATGTTCTTTTTAGTTTATAGTTCTATAGTTTTGGTGTAGGAAGATGCGACCACTATTACTGAGCTTGACCATTGAAAtgaaagggataggtcacccaaaagttaaaattcagtcatcatttactcaccctaatgtcattttaaacccctatgacttttttctttgcaaaaaaaggaaatgttaggcagtatgtttatgctgttgttccatacaatgaaagtaaggGGTGACAGATGCTGtcgagttacattttttttttttttttttataattataaaatgagTCCAATTAACTATAtaccaaatctaaaaaaaaaaacataaaatagctatgtgtgaggaacagaccaaaatttaagtctttcattgaaaatcttcccctccattgtagctctcaaatcacGTTTGCAACTTAATGACTGGTTACAACACCAAGAACCAATGGGGTTTGGCAACCACCAAAACAACTCATCTTGGGCCATATGACTTCAAATATAACTATGAGTTGTATGGGCTGCCTTTAAGATACTTTAATGgtaattttttctccattttggagcttgttaATGTCcgtcccatttactttcattgtattgcgGAGAAAAACAGTGTTAACCAGACTGATTTCACAGGGAAATTGGAAAGAGaaggttgttttgttttgtttttttttctttttttgtttaatttggtctgtgcttacagaaattcgagaccctgcccccagtggccaaagcggtaagtgttgttgggtgtatggggatgtgtgagctctaTTTTCCGGATCTAATGTCCGAGGAGggatgccaaaagcgagttgtggaGCAAGTTGCTTTCAGCTgtgcaggctgtaatacagtgaagaggaatgcatattttatcaactgtaacccccaacccaaaccctaaacctaaccatcagtggtaAAAATATGATGTTGGGGGGAAAAATGCAACCACCGAATCATGCTCATtgattatgcaaacatgattacttccttgGTTTCAACACGGGACCTGATCtcgggtctcccacactgctgatgcaacttGCTACCGGtcatgccacaggggaaggtaaacatactgcagtcaatttaaaaaatggccGTTTCCTAATCAGTGGCCGTTTTAAAACCGATATGGGCGTTTTCTACCACTTAACATGATTTTCCTACTACACTGAGATTCATTActtttcattggatagttcagaaacgcccatcctggaacccccccccccccccccccccaaaacacgcccatcccggtttgaaaaagCCGACAGATTGGGAAacgcccattattgttctgcagagacccACACTTCGATCATGATGCATGaacatttgcttttgtgttccttggaagaaatataatcatatgggtttggaaggacatgtgAGTAAATTgagttttcacttttgggtgaactaacactttaagatTATGTAGtaagataaataaaaatcaggATCTTCTAAATGATCAACAAAGTCACCACTTCCAAAAGTGTTCGCGTTAAACatagtcaaaaaataaaaaatgtttttgcagggGCACAAGTCAAAGATTATAGAGTTAGAGGAGCATATTTCCAAAGCCAAGGTCAACTACTCCAGCAGCCTGCGCCAACTGGAGCAAATCAGCGAAGAGATTCATGCCCAGAGAGAGCAGGACCAACTAAAGGATGGACCAATCAAAACATCTGGTGGGCGGAGCCCTCCAGTTGGAGCAGAGACAGTCAGCAGCACAGGGACTGAAGGTGGAGCCTCTGGAGGTTACCCCAGACAAAGTAATTGGGTGGATGGTAAGGAGGGTGTGGAGTGGGTGGAGAGACATCGTAACTCCAAGTGGGGGGAGATGGGAACAGCTGAGGTAATGAGATCTGGTTCAAATTCTCTTTCCAGCGTCAGCTTGCAGACCATCATCTCAGATCTTGGAAAGTGTGACTCGGTTGAACATCTGGGTCATCTAAGCAGTGATGTTAGTCTTTCAGGGGAAGAGGGGGAGGGTACAGGGGGAGTGAGGCAAAAAAATCTAGACACTTCAGAGGAGTTCCTCAAACAACACAACAGAAGTGTCAGTTTGTGAGTGCATACATCATtaatatccatttaaaaaaatgtatatttttatgattttccTTACCTGATGACCTTTgtttttcaacttcatttaatagCAACTGACAGAGCAagtcttacaccctgtctacaccagacgctaGTGGCGCAATGCGACAAAAGcaaatcgctcccattataatcagtgatgctgtctacactggaagagCCCATCCCGTCGTGCTGATAGCAAACAGACTCCCTGTTCTACTTTGTGCGGTACTCGCTGGCGCTACTCCTGCCAACATGACAAATGAACGGTTTAGAACGTTTGCTTTGATGCctcccagtgtagacagcctcaaggcaTTGTGAAATCGCTTGCGtgtggtgtagacagggtgttcttaatgaatatttattgttgaacattttttactatcaatacTTGAAAAGCGAgaagaccaaaatttttaagtTAGTTATCTCATTTGGGTATTTCAGATCAAGTGGCATAAGACTGACAATGACAAGCCTAGTAATCACTGCTATCTTTTTTTAGCCTAAGCAACATACTACACAATATATCCCTTTTGATCCTAAAAGCACCAAGTTTTTTCTATGCGAATGTATAAAGCAGTGGCTTATAAGCACGCTCTTTTTATTATAGTCTCTATAGCTGACATAATAACAATGTGAGGTAATTTTGTTCTGTATTTATCAGATTTTACTGACTGCAATCATACTCTCTGAAGGAAAAAACACTGTCTGTAAAATTATACTATTAtactattatatatttattctcgtttattttaattttaaattagattttcttATGCTGACTTTGAAATAGTGGTCCATGTACAGCTCCCAACTGACAGACTaccatatttttttcaaaaacattattaaattccTAAAAGTGCTTTATATGCATACATAGGGTATGCTTTTATGTTTGTCTAGTTATTTTTAATGCACTCATTTTCCTCAGGATTAGAACAGAAGTACTGATTCTGTGCAGTTGGAGAAATAATGTACTGAATTATTTTCTTATAGAAGGGTTTATGAAATGACTGccacaaaaaaattgttttgttatttaggACAATCAGTATTTTTTCcagaatgtattttcattttacattatGTCAAGCATCTTTGAATGATTTTTACCTTTGTTTTCACAGCATTTTTCTATCGACTGATGGAAAAGTGTTTTAGTGAGTTTACATGTCTTTGTTACTGTAGTCCTCAGTGAGAGCACTGGATACCCTTTGTTATTATTTTAACTAATGTTCTATATGAAGATGTGCACAGTAGTGACAAATCCGATGGAACAACAAATTCATATGTCCCtgtggatttttttatgttttctttttttaacagaaTTTAGGGCAAGTCTTTACTGAGACAATAGTCACGTGGTAAGAATGTActaatattttgacatgccatctTTCCTGTGTGACTGATATTATACTTTAATAttgtaagatatatatatatatatatgtatatgagatttactatatatatacagtactgtgcaaaatttttaggcacttgtgaaatttagtgaaaatgtcttcaaaaataatgccataaatagttttcatttatcaattaacatcatacaaagtccagtaaacataaaaaatctaaatcaatatttggtgtgaccacctttgcttttaaaacagtcccaattctcctacttacacctggacacagtttttcttggttgttgtcagataggatgtaccaagtttcttggagaattcgccatagttcttctatctatttaggctgtctcaattgcttctgtctcttcatgtaatcccagactgactcgatgttcagtggggggctttgtgggggccatgacatctgttgcagggctccctgttcttctattctaatcatttctatttgcaaaagtaacgtttgggagtctaaaatgtatttttcctattgacacactaaagctgaagatataaataaccatcttaagacaaatgtttttgtgaaacatcttaagtgcctaaaacttctgcacagtactgtatgtgtatgtgtgtgtatatatatatatatatatatctcaagatTTGACGTTCATAAGTcacaaatgtaatgttttatttgcCCTAATTTTgtgaacctttttttttaaagtagtacGTGATTAAACGGTGATAACAATGTTCTAATATTTTCATTGATATTATGGcagtttaatatactgtatgccaGGGTAAcacattttacagtgttttcagttCTTATTTGTATGCTATTatgtatgttatattttagagaaatattaaaataaaactagTTGGCGTTGCAGCTCTCTTGTGCTTAAGTTGCAACCCGACTTGACACAAAAAGCTCAAAATATTCTTACGTCTCTCGCCACCCTAACTCATCTTAAACAAATAACCAGGCTATGCACTGACCCATTCCTCAGTGTTATCCAGATGCTGTAAATTAGATTCAGGGTGCTGTCTTTTGTGATGTCAGTCAGTGAATGTCTTAGTGATGTGAATATACTGCCATCATCAAAAAGGCTTAGATCTGCAAGGGCAGGGAAGGTAAGCACACTCTCCTCTGATATGAAAGTTAAGCTCCATCATATGACTGAAATAAAAGACTTAGACTGTCATTTAGTCCCTCGGTAGTCATCTCTCTGTTCTTGTTCTGGCAACTCTTCCCATCCTGACAGATGTTACACTGCATTTGTTACCTTCCTGAGGTATTTGGATGCCAAAACCTCAAAAGCTTCAAGAAGCAAGAAGCCAAACCCTCAAAATGCTTCAAAAAGCAAGAAACATGGAGCTATTGCAATATACTTTTCCTTAGCATGTTCTTTCTGCAATCTCACTATaactattgtcttttttttttttttttttaacagattatTTAGATTGTGTATGTTGTAATAATAATTACAGTGTTTCCACAATCTTGGAAAATCAGGAAATATGAGCGAAGTTTACATTTGTGATTGCATGGTAATTATTAATCAAGTAATGGAAAAGTTATGCACATTTCTGAAGTGATTATAACTATTTCAAGTTATGCTGTGCTCTAAAGCGTTTTATTGGCTTTGAAATTGTGCTTTGAGTGCTTTCTCCATAAACTGTTTTTAAAATccattaatccataagactggaaaaatcatggaaattaatttgtCAAGTTGTAGGAAGCCTGCAATTGCTATCCAGTTTATAGTAGTTCTTTTTAATAAGGTtactttgttaacattagttaatgcattaggtatcatgaactaacaataatatatttcttaCAGCAttaattcatctttgttaatggtagttaataaaaatacaattgttcattgttagttcgtagTTAATCAACTAATGTTGAcatacacaacttttgatttaatgtgttagtatatgtttaaattgacattaaccaagagtaataaatgctgtaaaagtattgttcattgttagttcatgttaacgaatgtaaccttattttgaagtgttaccCAGTTTGTTCTATCACGACGACACTACCACATCCCACAAATATCAGCTttttatttcttgatttttatTAAGACATAACAATGTTTATGCAACATCTTAGATCATTATAGCATTTTAACAATAGCctgaaatacaaataaatgtgagcAAATGAATGTCGTCTTGAAAATAGACTTTTCGAAAGGATTAATttcttttcaattattaaagagcCAAGTAAAAATAGATGACAGTGCCCATAACGAACATCTCAGAGGAGGAGGAGACAATCCTGGAGGAATGGAAAGCTACTTTAAAATAGATATGTATGTAGGTGCATTtgtatgtacatatacagtatatgctttcTGTAAAGTACTTTGTAAACACTGGGTTTAAAAGGTGTcatttaaataaagtttattaaatTATTCTTGTCATTATTATGATGAACAAAATTTCAGTGTGTTCTACATGATTCTAGACacacaaaaagtttttttattgcaCATTACATAATGTAAACACAACTCGAGAATTGcaggaaaaaagaaaaggcaatcaagaaaaaaaataattctcagacagaaagaaaaacaagGTTATAATATTTTAGAAGTGTGAAATTCTCCCcattattaatgatttataaagaTCTCTAATCTGGGCAAAGAGTCTATACATTTATTCTTATGAATAAAATATCTACTGTGTTCAACCGCATGTTTATTTCTTGAAAAATAGACATATCTTTCAATGGTAATATTAACTCTTGGAAGTTAATAAAGGGAGACAGAACAGAAATCCTTCCAAATGGATTGTACATTTTTACGCTCATAAAATAAATGATGCTGACTTTCATTCTCCATTTTACAGACTACACAAAAATTAGATACATCAGCAAAAGTAGCAATTAGCCAATATGTTGGACAGATATTATGCAgtttcaaaatcttaaaatgttCTAGGCACTGAAGATCCCTCGTAATGCAAAGATTAAATGACGTAGCCTACGTTCCCTCTGTTACGTCACAAGTAAGTGAGACTGAGGAGGGAGtggaacaaagaaaaagaaaaagaaggaagGGAGGATGAAGCTGCCGAGCTCTAATCGTGTAGATAATGTATATCTGCGTAGCCTGTGATTTACACCTGCGAGGATCTAATGCAAAGCAATACAAACAGTTCTCTAAAAGCCATAAACCTGTACGGTTATCTGATGCACAGACGCTTTATTTGCACAATCAAAGCGACATCTAGATTATATTAGAACATTCACTGAACGGAGATTGTGTTTATTTTCTTCTGATCGGGACTGGTGGAGCTTGCACCGGGCCTTCGTGAGTACATCACTTTTTAACTACTGCCTGCGCTTGTTGGAGAGTCCTGTGTGTATTGATTTATGATCAGCGCTGATTCGTTTCTTATTTGATGGAGTGTTTATCCTTATACCTGCTGGATATGTTCCGTTTaacaacatttctgtgaaatatgCTTTGCACTGGGCACAAAACTTCGTTAACAGCGTACTTAAGGTTCTAACTCGAGTTGATTGAGTCCTCGCTTCGAATCAAGAATCTTCACATTATTTCCAATTCTTTGGAAGCTTCGAGTCTTTCAGGACGCGTCGGGCGACATTAAACACTTTCTGTCCTTTTTGCTGACGACACATGAAGCCACGTTAATATGGACATTTCAGGAAAGCATTCCCTCCTGAGAAAAAGTGTTCTTAGATTTAGATAAGATAAGGTTTTATTTATGTATACGTAAAACTTTATGATATTGAGTGATATTTAAAGAATAAAACATCACTGTTGCTTTTTGTTGTCTTGGGGGGCCCAAAGAAAGTCcttgtccatggtgctgaaatgtttCCCCAAACAGGACTGTGCCCTCTCAACACAACACCCAACCTAGACAATATTACATACTCATGCAGCTGTCAGAATCATATGAAgtcttaatttattattatttactatttttaatatctaaaataTTTTGGTGACAATTAGTATTA
Proteins encoded in this window:
- the LOC127430178 gene encoding SH3 domain-binding protein 5-like isoform X1, whose protein sequence is MDPRGFRESPAGSGEPSEEEKRGEDPEGDQTEDVDGEGREADGESEKTEETEMESKDSGRCKSQAENMMHGKLPEEELDPRIQEELEHLNEASEEINKLELELQEVRSSHRRIMSESVLKLKAMSSELGSCIEKARPYYEARRKAKEAQQETQKAALRFERGVSMHSAAREMVHVAEQGLTAVKTLDPTWQEMLNHATLKVNEAEEERTKSEREHMRVTQLCQEAEAHVLQLQKSLKRAIVKSKPYFELKAQFNDMLEGHKSKIIELEEHISKAKVNYSSSLRQLEQISEEIHAQREQDQLKDGPIKTSGGRSPPVGAETVSSTGTEGGASGGYPRQSNWVDGKEGVEWVERHRNSKWGEMGTAEVMRSGSNSLSSVSLQTIISDLGKCDSVEHLGHLSSDVSLSGEEGEGTGGVRQKNLDTSEEFLKQHNRSVSL